One genomic region from Anguilla rostrata isolate EN2019 chromosome 2, ASM1855537v3, whole genome shotgun sequence encodes:
- the si:ch73-364h19.1 gene encoding uncharacterized protein si:ch73-364h19.1 isoform X4 yields MPTLATPATLSSSQLTPDQLTVIVASISCLVFFVVIVVLLTILYRKDPLCCKVRAYQESHQYSPGHVFVIGQASSYHLPSMDAPLPRLPSYESVRKKDRQRQIHMMIADRFGLNGTIETEPPPTYEESIRQSVVIPSVNFGSTDNLVASVAATQSTVPPHLGSQQNPSTCHDPNT; encoded by the exons ATGCCCACATTGGCTACTCCAGCGACGCTCTCGTCTTCACAATTGACACCAGATCAGCTCACGGTCATTGTGGCCTCAA TCTCCTGCCTGGTGTTTTTTGTGGTGATCGTAGTGCTGCTGACTATCCTGTATCGGAAGGACCCGCTCTGCTGCAAAGTCCGAGCTTATCAGGAATCGCATCAGTACTCT CCGGGACACGTGTTTGTCATTGGGCAGGCCAGCAGCTATCACCTGCCCTCCATGGATGCACCGCTCCCTCGCCTGCCCTCCTATGAGAGTGTGCGCAAGAAGGACCGGCAGCGGCAGATCCACATGATGATCGCCGACCGATTCGGCCTGAACGGCACCATTGAAACTGAG cCACCTCCAACTTATGAGGAATCCATCCGTCAGTCTGTGGTGATTCCTTCTGTCAATTTTGGCTCTACTGATAACCTTGTGGCTTCTGTTGCTGCCACACAGTCCACAGTACCACCCCATTTAGGAAGCCAACAGAACCCCTCTACCTGCCATGACCCAAACACCTGA
- the si:ch73-364h19.1 gene encoding uncharacterized protein si:ch73-364h19.1 isoform X2, with the protein MPTLATPATLSSSQLTPDQLTVIVASISCLVFFVVIVVLLTILYRKDPLCCKVRAYQESHQYSEAPPQYYSSRQTLVGSTYNDPSSEMTYDNHAPPGHVFVIGQASSYHLPSMDAPLPRLPSYESVRKKDRQRQIHMMIADRFGLNGTIETEPPPTYEESIRQSVVIPSVNFGSTDNLVASVAATQSTVPPHLGSQQNPSTCHDPNT; encoded by the exons ATGCCCACATTGGCTACTCCAGCGACGCTCTCGTCTTCACAATTGACACCAGATCAGCTCACGGTCATTGTGGCCTCAA TCTCCTGCCTGGTGTTTTTTGTGGTGATCGTAGTGCTGCTGACTATCCTGTATCGGAAGGACCCGCTCTGCTGCAAAGTCCGAGCTTATCAGGAATCGCATCAGTACTCT GAAGCACCACCCCAATACTACAGCAGTAGGCAGACATTAGTGGGGTCTACCTATAATGACCCAAGCTCAGAGATGACCTATGACAACCATGCTCCG CCGGGACACGTGTTTGTCATTGGGCAGGCCAGCAGCTATCACCTGCCCTCCATGGATGCACCGCTCCCTCGCCTGCCCTCCTATGAGAGTGTGCGCAAGAAGGACCGGCAGCGGCAGATCCACATGATGATCGCCGACCGATTCGGCCTGAACGGCACCATTGAAACTGAG cCACCTCCAACTTATGAGGAATCCATCCGTCAGTCTGTGGTGATTCCTTCTGTCAATTTTGGCTCTACTGATAACCTTGTGGCTTCTGTTGCTGCCACACAGTCCACAGTACCACCCCATTTAGGAAGCCAACAGAACCCCTCTACCTGCCATGACCCAAACACCTGA
- the si:ch73-364h19.1 gene encoding uncharacterized protein si:ch73-364h19.1 isoform X3, which translates to MPTLATPATLSSSQLTPDQLTVIVASISCLVFFVVIVVLLTILYRKDPLCCKVRAYQESHQYSQPGHVFVIGQASSYHLPSMDAPLPRLPSYESVRKKDRQRQIHMMIADRFGLNGTIETEPPPTYEESIRQSVVIPSVNFGSTDNLVASVAATQSTVPPHLGSQQNPSTCHDPNT; encoded by the exons ATGCCCACATTGGCTACTCCAGCGACGCTCTCGTCTTCACAATTGACACCAGATCAGCTCACGGTCATTGTGGCCTCAA TCTCCTGCCTGGTGTTTTTTGTGGTGATCGTAGTGCTGCTGACTATCCTGTATCGGAAGGACCCGCTCTGCTGCAAAGTCCGAGCTTATCAGGAATCGCATCAGTACTCT CAGCCGGGACACGTGTTTGTCATTGGGCAGGCCAGCAGCTATCACCTGCCCTCCATGGATGCACCGCTCCCTCGCCTGCCCTCCTATGAGAGTGTGCGCAAGAAGGACCGGCAGCGGCAGATCCACATGATGATCGCCGACCGATTCGGCCTGAACGGCACCATTGAAACTGAG cCACCTCCAACTTATGAGGAATCCATCCGTCAGTCTGTGGTGATTCCTTCTGTCAATTTTGGCTCTACTGATAACCTTGTGGCTTCTGTTGCTGCCACACAGTCCACAGTACCACCCCATTTAGGAAGCCAACAGAACCCCTCTACCTGCCATGACCCAAACACCTGA
- the si:ch73-364h19.1 gene encoding uncharacterized protein si:ch73-364h19.1 isoform X1: protein MPTLATPATLSSSQLTPDQLTVIVASISCLVFFVVIVVLLTILYRKDPLCCKVRAYQESHQYSEAPPQYYSSRQTLVGSTYNDPSSEMTYDNHAPQPGHVFVIGQASSYHLPSMDAPLPRLPSYESVRKKDRQRQIHMMIADRFGLNGTIETEPPPTYEESIRQSVVIPSVNFGSTDNLVASVAATQSTVPPHLGSQQNPSTCHDPNT from the exons ATGCCCACATTGGCTACTCCAGCGACGCTCTCGTCTTCACAATTGACACCAGATCAGCTCACGGTCATTGTGGCCTCAA TCTCCTGCCTGGTGTTTTTTGTGGTGATCGTAGTGCTGCTGACTATCCTGTATCGGAAGGACCCGCTCTGCTGCAAAGTCCGAGCTTATCAGGAATCGCATCAGTACTCT GAAGCACCACCCCAATACTACAGCAGTAGGCAGACATTAGTGGGGTCTACCTATAATGACCCAAGCTCAGAGATGACCTATGACAACCATGCTCCG CAGCCGGGACACGTGTTTGTCATTGGGCAGGCCAGCAGCTATCACCTGCCCTCCATGGATGCACCGCTCCCTCGCCTGCCCTCCTATGAGAGTGTGCGCAAGAAGGACCGGCAGCGGCAGATCCACATGATGATCGCCGACCGATTCGGCCTGAACGGCACCATTGAAACTGAG cCACCTCCAACTTATGAGGAATCCATCCGTCAGTCTGTGGTGATTCCTTCTGTCAATTTTGGCTCTACTGATAACCTTGTGGCTTCTGTTGCTGCCACACAGTCCACAGTACCACCCCATTTAGGAAGCCAACAGAACCCCTCTACCTGCCATGACCCAAACACCTGA